Proteins found in one Siniperca chuatsi isolate FFG_IHB_CAS linkage group LG22, ASM2008510v1, whole genome shotgun sequence genomic segment:
- the LOC122869977 gene encoding dynactin subunit 1-like isoform X6 gives MSSAGTVESGKPPKIGSIVEVIGKGQRGTVAYIGATLFASGKWVGVILNEAKGKNDGTVQGKRYFTCEENHGIFVRQSQIQVVEDGSSATSPDTPESGTAKIPRQKDIPETPKTTKQWSTPSRLTPATSLPSLLVRPSGRLSLSLRASRESLSSSLSGDVSETGFSSHQGALGAPVMPQPSGSPAAMAAPVPATPSKVEPAISKQEEESLRAQVKDLEEKLETLKMKRTEDKAKLKELEKHKIQLEQLQEWKNKMQEQQAELQKQLKEAKKEAREAQESKDRYMEEMADTADAIEMATLDKEMAEERAESLQVEVDTLKEKVEELSMDLEILRHEISEKGSDGAASSYHVKQLEEQNGRLKEALVRMRDLSSSEKQEHVKLQKQMEKKNSELETLRTQKEKLQDEIKQAEATIDELKEQVDAALGSEEMVETLTERNLDLEEKVRELRETVTDLEAINEMNDELQENARETEMELREQLDLSGAKVREADKRVEAAQETVADYQHTISKYRELTAGLQEANRELISQQNANVEQVQQPPAELFDFKIKFAETKAYAKAIEMELRKMEVAQSNRQVSLLTSFMPDSFLRHGGDHDCILVLLLIPRLICKAELISKQAQEKFDLNGNLVQGTGLRGPPGEQRSFASGLVYSLNLLQATLHKYEQALNTCSVEVFKRMGTLYSEMSFHERSLDYFIDLLHKDQLDETVQVEPLTKAIKYYQQLHSVHLADHTEDCTVQLADHIKFTQSALDCMGVEVARLRAFLAAGQESSGFAVLLKDLDTSCSDIRQFCKKIRRRMPGTDVVGVPAALNFEPQVAETLTECRRQQTRVVAVLQEVAAAGAQMVAPLAEQEGLNALKLEDIACKAVEQVYGSHGLNGPECLRQSCSSVIITMNKMATAMQEGEYDADKPQGKTPPVEIRASTVRAEMTDAEGLGVKLEDRETVIKELKKSLKIKGEELSEANVRLSLLEKKLDTSTKDADERVEKIQTKLDENLALLKKKEKEFEETMDALQADIDQLEAEKAELKQRINNQSKMTIEGLRGPPATGIASIVQGSAGAGLPPSLAGPVQVVDSPLLRQQVEAQRLGIKHLKNENNRLKAEKIRAQLASLPPLCPPKLPQVSKESSTPPDGLNTGIYRRTDQLLATLLKLSAEVKVVDVTGKTAVSASAQLLEQTARLQNLSNALDKLKGEVAEHVVSYQPGAKASSDFATFPVSSFVKAKEEKQGGTVFVGRVAIPCTRGQEQVHRLVLSQQQLQQVHRLLMA, from the exons ATGAGCAGCGCAGGAACGGTGGAGAGTGGTAAACCTCCAAAG ATTGGCTCTATAGTGGAGGTGATAGGGAAGGGTCAGCGTGGCACTGTTGCCTATATTGGCGCCACCCTCTTTGCCTCTGGGAAATGGGTGGGCGTCATACTGAATGAGGCCAAAGGCAAGAACGATGGCACCGTGCAGGGGAAACGCTACTTCACCTGTGAGGAAAATCACGGGATATTTGTGAGACAGTCCCAG ATCCAGGTGGTGGAAGATGGCTCCAGTGCCACCTCACCAGATACCCCTGAATCAGGCACTGCAAAGATACCCAGACAAAAAG ACATTCCTGAGACTCCCAAAACAACCAAGCAG TGGAGCACTCCAAGTCGTCTCACGCCTGccacctccctcccctccctcttgGTACGTCCCTCCGGACGCCTCAGCCTGTCACTCAGG GCGTCTCGTGAGAGCCTGTCGTCCTCTCTGTCTGGAGATGTCAGTGAGACAGGCTTTTCCTCCCACCAGGGTGCACTGGGGGCCCCTGTCATGCCTCAGCCCAGCGGGTCGCCTGCAGCAATGGCAGCCCCGGTCCCGGCCACTCCAAGCAAG GTGGAACCTGCCATTTCCAAGCAG GAGGAGGAATCACTGCGAGCTCAGGTCAAGGACCTGGAAGAGAAGCTCGAAACGCTGAAGATGAAGCGGACAGAGGACAAGGCCAAGCTGAAGGAGCTTGAGAAGCACAAGATCCAGCTGGAGCAGCTTCAGGAGTGGAAGAACAAAATGCAGGAGCAGCAGGCTGAGCTGCAGAAACAACTCAAAGAGGCCAAGAAG GAAGCCCGTGAGGCACAGGAGTCTAAGGACCGCTACATGGAAGAGATGGCCGACACGGCAGACGCCATAGAGATGGCCACGCTGGACAAAGAGATGGCTGAAGAGCGGGCAGAGTCACTGCAAGTGGAGGTGGACACACTGAAAGAGAAAGTGGAGGAGCTCTCCATGGACCTGGAGATCCTTAGACATGAGATTTCAGAGAAAG GCTCAGATGGAGCTGCCTCAAGTTACCATGTCAAACAGCTAGAGGAGCAGAATGGCAGACTAAAGGAGGCGTTGGTTCG GATGCGTGACCTGTCTTCTTCAGAGAAGCAGGAGCATGTGAAGCTGCAGAAGCAGATGGAGAAGAAGAACTCTGAGCTGGAGACTCTGAGGACTCAAAAGGAAAAACTGCAGGACGAGATAAAGCAGGCGGAGGCCACTATCGATGAACTGAAGGAGCAG GTGGATGCTGCACTGGGGTCAGAGGAGATGGTGGAGACCCTGACAGAGAGAAACCTTGACCTGGAGGAGAAAGTCAGAGAGCTGAGAGAAACAGTCACTGATTTG GAGGCCATCAACGAAATGAACGATGAGCTCCAGGAGAATGCCCGGGAGACAGAAATGGAGCTGAGGGAGCAGTTGGACCTGAGTGGAGCAAAGGTCAGAGAGGCTGACAAAAGGGTGGAGGCTGCCCAGGAGACTGTAGCTGATTACCAGCACACCATAAGCAAATACAGAGAGCTCACTGCAGGGCTACAG GAGGCCAACAGAGAGCTGATCAGCCAGCAGAATGCAAATGTTGAACAAGTTCAGCAACCCCCTGCTGAATTATTTGACTTCAAGATTAAGTTTGCAGAGACCAAGGCTTATGCCAAG GCCATTGAGATGGAGCTGAGGAAAATGGAAGTGGCTCAGTCAAACAGACAGGTAtccctcctcacctccttcatGCCGGACTCCTTCCTGCGTCACGGTGGAGATCACGACTGTATTCTGGTCCTTCTGCTCATCCCCAGGCTCATCTGCAAG GCTGAGCTGATCAGTAAACAGGCCCAGGAGAAGTTTGACTTGAATGGGAACTTGGTCCAGGGGACGGGGCTCAGAGGGCCTCCAGGAGAACAGCGCAGCTTTGCCTCAGGACTGGTGTACTCCCTCAACCTGCTGCAGGCCACTCTGCATAAATATGAACA GGCTCTGAATACCTGCAGCGTGGAGGTTTTTAAGCGCATGGGTACGCTCTACTCTGAAATGAGCTTCCATGAGCGCTCTCTGGATTATTTCATCGACCTGCTGCATAAAGATCAGCTAGATGAGACTGTTCAGGTGGAACCTCTGACTAAAGCCATTAAGTACTATCAG CAACTGCACAGTGTCCATCTGGCAGATCACACTGAAGACTGCACAGTGCAGCTGGCTGACCACATTAAG TTTACCCAGAGTGCCCTGGACTGCATGGGAGTGGAGGTAGCTCGTCTGAGGGCGTTCCTGGCAGCAGGTCAGGAGAGCTCTGGCTTCGCTGTCCTTCTAAAGGACCTGGACACTTCCTGTTCTGATATCAGACAGTTCTGTAAGAAGATCCGCCGTCGCATGCCCGGAACAGACGTAGTTGGAGTACCTGCTGCTCTCAATTTTGAACCACAG GTGGCAGAGACGCTGACGGAGTGCAGGCGCCAGCAGACCCGTGTGGTGGCTGTGCTGCAGGAGGTGGCTGCCGCTGGAGCTCAGATGGTCGCTCCACTGGCAGAACAGGAGGGCCTCAATGCTCTCAAACTGGAGGATATCGCCTGCAAGGCTGTGGAGCAG GTGTATGGCTCTCATGGCCTGAACGGCCCAGAGTGTCTGCGTCAGTCCTGCAGCTCTGTCATCATTACCATGAACAAGATGGCCACGGCCATGCAGGAAGGGGAGTATGATGCTGACAAACCACAGGGAAAG ACTCCTCCAGTGGAGATAAGAGCATCCACTGTCAGGGCAGAGATGACTGACGCTGAGGGTCTAGGAGTTAAACTAGAAGACAGAGAGACGGTCATCAAGGAGCTCAAAAAGTCCCTCAAGATCAAG GGTGAGGAGCTGAGTGAGGCCAACGTCCGTCTGAGCCTGCTGGAGAAAAAGCTGGACACCTCCACTAAAGACGCAGATGAACGAGTGGAGAAGATTCAGACAAAACTGGACGAGAACCTCGCCCtgctgaagaagaaagaaaa GGAGTTTGAGGAGACGATGGATGCTCTGCAGGCTGATATTGACCAGCTGGAGGCGGAGAAAGCAGAGCTGAAACAACGCATTAATAACCAATCGAAGATGACCATCGAAGGCCTGAGAGGCCCACCTGCCACCGGAATTGCCTCCATTGTTCAGGGATCTGCAGGAG CAGGTCTGCCTCCATCCCTGGCAGGACCAGTACAGGTGGTGGACTCCCCTCTCCTCAGGCAGCAGGTTGAAGCCCAGAGACTGGGCATTAAACACCTCAAGAATGAAAACAACAGACTTAAG GCGGAGAAAATAAGAGCCCAGCTGGCCTCCCTGCCTCCACTCTGCCCTCCCAAACTGCCACAAGTGTCCAAAGAAAGCTCCACGCCACCGGATGGACTAAACACAGGCATCTATCGCAGGACTGACCAACTGCTGGCAACCCTGCTCAAGCTGAGTGCAGAGGTTAAAGTGGTGGACGTCACCGGGAAgacagcag TTAGTGCCAGTGCCCAGCTGCTGGAGCAGACAGCTCGACTGCAGAACCTCAGTAATGCTCTGGACAAACTCAAG ggAGAAGTAGCTGAACATGTAGTCTCATATCAGCCTGGAGCAAAGGCTTCCTCTGACTTCGCCACCTTCCCAGTCTCCTCCTTTGTTAAG GCCAAGGAAGAGAAGCAGGGAGGAACAGTGTTTGTAGGTCGTGTTGCCATTCCATGCACCCGCGGACAGGAACAAGTCCACCGTCTCGTCCTATCACAGCAACAGCTGCAGCAAGTGCACCGCCTCCTCATGGCTTAA
- the LOC122869977 gene encoding dynactin subunit 1-like isoform X7 has translation MSSAGTVESGKPPKIGSIVEVIGKGQRGTVAYIGATLFASGKWVGVILNEAKGKNDGTVQGKRYFTCEENHGIFVRQSQIQVVEDGSSATSPDTPESGTAKIPRQKDIPETPKTTKQTLVNVKKSSTRRSAKASRESLSSSLSGDVSETGFSSHQGALGAPVMPQPSGSPAAMAAPVPATPSKVEPAISKQEEESLRAQVKDLEEKLETLKMKRTEDKAKLKELEKHKIQLEQLQEWKNKMQEQQAELQKQLKEAKKEAREAQESKDRYMEEMADTADAIEMATLDKEMAEERAESLQVEVDTLKEKVEELSMDLEILRHEISEKGSDGAASSYHVKQLEEQNGRLKEALVRMRDLSSSEKQEHVKLQKQMEKKNSELETLRTQKEKLQDEIKQAEATIDELKEQVDAALGSEEMVETLTERNLDLEEKVRELRETVTDLEAINEMNDELQENARETEMELREQLDLSGAKVREADKRVEAAQETVADYQHTISKYRELTAGLQEANRELISQQNANVEQVQQPPAELFDFKIKFAETKAYAKAIEMELRKMEVAQSNRQVSLLTSFMPDSFLRHGGDHDCILVLLLIPRLICKAELISKQAQEKFDLNGNLVQGTGLRGPPGEQRSFASGLVYSLNLLQATLHKYEQALNTCSVEVFKRMGTLYSEMSFHERSLDYFIDLLHKDQLDETVQVEPLTKAIKYYQQLHSVHLADHTEDCTVQLADHIKFTQSALDCMGVEVARLRAFLAAGQESSGFAVLLKDLDTSCSDIRQFCKKIRRRMPGTDVVGVPAALNFEPQVAETLTECRRQQTRVVAVLQEVAAAGAQMVAPLAEQEGLNALKLEDIACKAVEQVYGSHGLNGPECLRQSCSSVIITMNKMATAMQEGEYDADKPQGKTPPVEIRASTVRAEMTDAEGLGVKLEDRETVIKELKKSLKIKGEELSEANVRLSLLEKKLDTSTKDADERVEKIQTKLDENLALLKKKEKEFEETMDALQADIDQLEAEKAELKQRINNQSKMTIEGLRGPPATGIASIVQGSAGAGLPPSLAGPVQVVDSPLLRQQVEAQRLGIKHLKNENNRLKAEKIRAQLASLPPLCPPKLPQVSKESSTPPDGLNTGIYRRTDQLLATLLKLSAEVKVVDVTGKTAVSASAQLLEQTARLQNLSNALDKLKGEVAEHVVSYQPGAKASSDFATFPVSSFVKAKEEKQGGTVFVGRVAIPCTRGQEQVHRLVLSQQQLQQVHRLLMA, from the exons ATGAGCAGCGCAGGAACGGTGGAGAGTGGTAAACCTCCAAAG ATTGGCTCTATAGTGGAGGTGATAGGGAAGGGTCAGCGTGGCACTGTTGCCTATATTGGCGCCACCCTCTTTGCCTCTGGGAAATGGGTGGGCGTCATACTGAATGAGGCCAAAGGCAAGAACGATGGCACCGTGCAGGGGAAACGCTACTTCACCTGTGAGGAAAATCACGGGATATTTGTGAGACAGTCCCAG ATCCAGGTGGTGGAAGATGGCTCCAGTGCCACCTCACCAGATACCCCTGAATCAGGCACTGCAAAGATACCCAGACAAAAAG ACATTCCTGAGACTCCCAAAACAACCAAGCAG ACACTTGTGAACGTTAAGAAG tcCTCTACCCGCCGCTCTGCCAAG GCGTCTCGTGAGAGCCTGTCGTCCTCTCTGTCTGGAGATGTCAGTGAGACAGGCTTTTCCTCCCACCAGGGTGCACTGGGGGCCCCTGTCATGCCTCAGCCCAGCGGGTCGCCTGCAGCAATGGCAGCCCCGGTCCCGGCCACTCCAAGCAAG GTGGAACCTGCCATTTCCAAGCAG GAGGAGGAATCACTGCGAGCTCAGGTCAAGGACCTGGAAGAGAAGCTCGAAACGCTGAAGATGAAGCGGACAGAGGACAAGGCCAAGCTGAAGGAGCTTGAGAAGCACAAGATCCAGCTGGAGCAGCTTCAGGAGTGGAAGAACAAAATGCAGGAGCAGCAGGCTGAGCTGCAGAAACAACTCAAAGAGGCCAAGAAG GAAGCCCGTGAGGCACAGGAGTCTAAGGACCGCTACATGGAAGAGATGGCCGACACGGCAGACGCCATAGAGATGGCCACGCTGGACAAAGAGATGGCTGAAGAGCGGGCAGAGTCACTGCAAGTGGAGGTGGACACACTGAAAGAGAAAGTGGAGGAGCTCTCCATGGACCTGGAGATCCTTAGACATGAGATTTCAGAGAAAG GCTCAGATGGAGCTGCCTCAAGTTACCATGTCAAACAGCTAGAGGAGCAGAATGGCAGACTAAAGGAGGCGTTGGTTCG GATGCGTGACCTGTCTTCTTCAGAGAAGCAGGAGCATGTGAAGCTGCAGAAGCAGATGGAGAAGAAGAACTCTGAGCTGGAGACTCTGAGGACTCAAAAGGAAAAACTGCAGGACGAGATAAAGCAGGCGGAGGCCACTATCGATGAACTGAAGGAGCAG GTGGATGCTGCACTGGGGTCAGAGGAGATGGTGGAGACCCTGACAGAGAGAAACCTTGACCTGGAGGAGAAAGTCAGAGAGCTGAGAGAAACAGTCACTGATTTG GAGGCCATCAACGAAATGAACGATGAGCTCCAGGAGAATGCCCGGGAGACAGAAATGGAGCTGAGGGAGCAGTTGGACCTGAGTGGAGCAAAGGTCAGAGAGGCTGACAAAAGGGTGGAGGCTGCCCAGGAGACTGTAGCTGATTACCAGCACACCATAAGCAAATACAGAGAGCTCACTGCAGGGCTACAG GAGGCCAACAGAGAGCTGATCAGCCAGCAGAATGCAAATGTTGAACAAGTTCAGCAACCCCCTGCTGAATTATTTGACTTCAAGATTAAGTTTGCAGAGACCAAGGCTTATGCCAAG GCCATTGAGATGGAGCTGAGGAAAATGGAAGTGGCTCAGTCAAACAGACAGGTAtccctcctcacctccttcatGCCGGACTCCTTCCTGCGTCACGGTGGAGATCACGACTGTATTCTGGTCCTTCTGCTCATCCCCAGGCTCATCTGCAAG GCTGAGCTGATCAGTAAACAGGCCCAGGAGAAGTTTGACTTGAATGGGAACTTGGTCCAGGGGACGGGGCTCAGAGGGCCTCCAGGAGAACAGCGCAGCTTTGCCTCAGGACTGGTGTACTCCCTCAACCTGCTGCAGGCCACTCTGCATAAATATGAACA GGCTCTGAATACCTGCAGCGTGGAGGTTTTTAAGCGCATGGGTACGCTCTACTCTGAAATGAGCTTCCATGAGCGCTCTCTGGATTATTTCATCGACCTGCTGCATAAAGATCAGCTAGATGAGACTGTTCAGGTGGAACCTCTGACTAAAGCCATTAAGTACTATCAG CAACTGCACAGTGTCCATCTGGCAGATCACACTGAAGACTGCACAGTGCAGCTGGCTGACCACATTAAG TTTACCCAGAGTGCCCTGGACTGCATGGGAGTGGAGGTAGCTCGTCTGAGGGCGTTCCTGGCAGCAGGTCAGGAGAGCTCTGGCTTCGCTGTCCTTCTAAAGGACCTGGACACTTCCTGTTCTGATATCAGACAGTTCTGTAAGAAGATCCGCCGTCGCATGCCCGGAACAGACGTAGTTGGAGTACCTGCTGCTCTCAATTTTGAACCACAG GTGGCAGAGACGCTGACGGAGTGCAGGCGCCAGCAGACCCGTGTGGTGGCTGTGCTGCAGGAGGTGGCTGCCGCTGGAGCTCAGATGGTCGCTCCACTGGCAGAACAGGAGGGCCTCAATGCTCTCAAACTGGAGGATATCGCCTGCAAGGCTGTGGAGCAG GTGTATGGCTCTCATGGCCTGAACGGCCCAGAGTGTCTGCGTCAGTCCTGCAGCTCTGTCATCATTACCATGAACAAGATGGCCACGGCCATGCAGGAAGGGGAGTATGATGCTGACAAACCACAGGGAAAG ACTCCTCCAGTGGAGATAAGAGCATCCACTGTCAGGGCAGAGATGACTGACGCTGAGGGTCTAGGAGTTAAACTAGAAGACAGAGAGACGGTCATCAAGGAGCTCAAAAAGTCCCTCAAGATCAAG GGTGAGGAGCTGAGTGAGGCCAACGTCCGTCTGAGCCTGCTGGAGAAAAAGCTGGACACCTCCACTAAAGACGCAGATGAACGAGTGGAGAAGATTCAGACAAAACTGGACGAGAACCTCGCCCtgctgaagaagaaagaaaa GGAGTTTGAGGAGACGATGGATGCTCTGCAGGCTGATATTGACCAGCTGGAGGCGGAGAAAGCAGAGCTGAAACAACGCATTAATAACCAATCGAAGATGACCATCGAAGGCCTGAGAGGCCCACCTGCCACCGGAATTGCCTCCATTGTTCAGGGATCTGCAGGAG CAGGTCTGCCTCCATCCCTGGCAGGACCAGTACAGGTGGTGGACTCCCCTCTCCTCAGGCAGCAGGTTGAAGCCCAGAGACTGGGCATTAAACACCTCAAGAATGAAAACAACAGACTTAAG GCGGAGAAAATAAGAGCCCAGCTGGCCTCCCTGCCTCCACTCTGCCCTCCCAAACTGCCACAAGTGTCCAAAGAAAGCTCCACGCCACCGGATGGACTAAACACAGGCATCTATCGCAGGACTGACCAACTGCTGGCAACCCTGCTCAAGCTGAGTGCAGAGGTTAAAGTGGTGGACGTCACCGGGAAgacagcag TTAGTGCCAGTGCCCAGCTGCTGGAGCAGACAGCTCGACTGCAGAACCTCAGTAATGCTCTGGACAAACTCAAG ggAGAAGTAGCTGAACATGTAGTCTCATATCAGCCTGGAGCAAAGGCTTCCTCTGACTTCGCCACCTTCCCAGTCTCCTCCTTTGTTAAG GCCAAGGAAGAGAAGCAGGGAGGAACAGTGTTTGTAGGTCGTGTTGCCATTCCATGCACCCGCGGACAGGAACAAGTCCACCGTCTCGTCCTATCACAGCAACAGCTGCAGCAAGTGCACCGCCTCCTCATGGCTTAA